The Metarhizium brunneum chromosome 3, complete sequence DNA window GGTTCGCCCCCATCCCTAGGCTGCGCAAGTCCAAAATCTGTAATTTGTGATATCATATTGCCAAGTCCGTGGAGGACTGGCCCGGTGTCATTGCGGCAGCGGTGCATCATGCGATCCCCGATTTATTTACGGGCCATGTGATGATTAGCTTGGCCGAAGAGGAAGGTATCAATAGTTGCCTGATCTTCAAGAGCGACCATAATGTTATCAAGGTTCAAATCTAAACACAGGTCCATTCTAGACTGGTGTTTTCAGAGACGGAGCATACCTGTATGAATAATGTGGGCATGAGTGTGCATGTAATCCGGGCCCGCTGGTAGGATTCGAATATGGGCTTTAAAAATGGCAGCGACTCGTAGGTTGCGGAGGTCTGATGTGTGACCCATCGTCTAAAAGCTACAGAAGCTCTCTTAAAGGCTTGAATACCAGCATAAGATGCTTATCTCCCCGGGATGACTCAACTTCATAGTCCGCAATAGCTGTCGCCAGGACGGCGCGTCCCCGGTGACCAAGGCTTGCCGAGAAAAGACGAATATTCAAATCTAATTCGTGTATCATGTGGTCTTTTAGCGTATTGCAATTTTAAATTTTGATGGAGACGTATTTTCTGGGCCGCGGCAAAGCGCCTCTGGGAAGTGGTTAGCATATGGAGGCAGTAATAACGCGTTAGATAGCATACTATGAGTCTTGAAAGAGGGATTAGCCAATATGTACACCTCCGCTTAATATCGTGTGCCAGCCAAATTGTTGACAAAAGGGGCCGGCACCGGGGGCCGGCCGTTGTTGACGCGAAATACTCCCAGGGCATGCTTAATTCGCAACGGTGGATGCGAAGTTGAGGACGCGGAAGATGAAAaacaggaggaagagaaggaagcGGAGTTGAACGATTTCGCATGGGCGTTGGTAACACGACGGGCCGTGGTGAGCTGCCAATCGTTGGCCATTGTTTGCTACCCTGGCGGGTATGCTGTGAATTTGAAATTGTGATTTTGGTTTCGAGCACCAGTCGTGAGTACTATTGACTCTCGTGTTCTGACAGTCACGTGTGTGGAATGTTTGGGGTCATTGAAGAAGTGACATAGAAGTGAAGAACAGCCAGATTCCGCCATATTACTTTTTAGTCCCGAGTTATTACCGAATAGAGATTTGGAATTGCTTAAAAGCGCCGGCGGCGTATGAGCTGCGTGTGCTGTCAAAAGGATGCCTTTATTAATGAGCTAGCCGCGTCTTTGCTGTTGGCGACAAAGAAGATCACGTCACagaaccctaaccctaagCACACTCTGGCCGTCCTTGCCGCAGGCCATCCGATGCTCCCCGGCTCGTGAGGATTGATCTCGATTCCAGCGGGGGCGTGGCTTCGTGGACGGAAATCATGGATCCATAGAGAACCGTGAAAGTTGCCATCTAGAAAACCACACCAATGTCACCCCGCAGCTGGCTCCTTGTGCAAGCCTCAAGGGATCATTTTATCCCCTCGGCTGTAGCCCCGCAATTCCCCGCACCATCCATCACGATGCTGGACTCTGGTGCTGCTTGATTCTCCAATGTTCATCTCATTGCTTTCATCGTCAACCGCCCATCAGAACTTGCGTGCCCTTCACCCGCTCACTCGAAAACCACAATGTCCGAACCCGACACCAAGCGCGTCAAGACCGCCAACGAAGCTCCCTATGAGCTCATCTACTGGCCCGGCATTCCGGGGCGTGGCGAGTTTGTCCGCCTTTTATTTGAGGAAGCTGGGGTTTCGTACACTGATACCGCCAAATCGGGCGGAGATGCTGTCCCGACGGTTCTCAAGCTCATGGCTGCTGACAACAAAGGTGATGACATGAACCCTCCATCATTTGCTTGCCCAGCCCTCAAACACGGCGACCTGCGTCTCTCCCAAACACCAAACATTCTCCTCTATCTCGGACCCAAGCTGGGCCTGGCTCCCACCGAAGGTAATGGCATCTACCACATCAATCAAATAGCTTTGACAATCTTGGACTGTTTCTCCAATGAGGTCCATGACACACACCACCCTGTCGCTTCGTCGGATTACTACGAGGCCCAGAAGCCCGAAGCCAAGAGGCGAGCCAAGTCGTTTATTGACGAGCGGCTTCCCAAGTTCCTTGCATATATTCAGCGCGTGCTGGATGGAAAGGCGAGCGGAGACGGCCCGTGGTTGTACGGCGGGAAGCTGACATATGCCGATTTGGTGCTTTTCCAGGTTTGTTCCCATTCGTAGCGAAAGGCGGCTTAGAATGAGAGACTGATATAAAACAACAGGGTATTGATGGAACGGAATTCGCCTTCcccaagacgatgaagaagatgagagaTTCCGGAAAATACGGCGGCGTGTTCAAGCTCTAcgaggctgtcaaggaaCGACCCAATATCAAGGAATATCTTGCCAGTGATCGCCGCTCCCAGTATTCTGACGGTATTTGGAGGCATTACCCCGAACTGGAGGAGGACTAGCCGCCTATTGTTGCAGGATGGTGCACACGAGTCCACATGCAAGTCTCTAGACTAGTTGAAAGAATACTTCGAGACCCGACCGGACGTGCTGTCTTCCCCTTTGGCCATGGTTTGAGAACGGCTCACTGTTCCGCTGGTTCTTTGCATTGTGAATCATGAGGGCGACAACATCCCTGCCTTCGCCGCCACCCAACACATGGCCAATTTGCCGACAGCCAAGCGTTTGATATGGAGGGAGACCAACCCGATACACATCAAATAAAGTCCTGTCGTTGGCCGTGTTAATAAAAATTGACACTTGAGATCCATGACTCAACTGTGACATCTACCATTTCCGACAGACCAATTTTCAGGCACGTGTCGCCCATTCATGAAATGAGCTTCCTCACTCGCAAGCCACGGCGCAGTGCAGCGCCAGCTGACAGATGATGCCAGTCTTGCGGGTGAAGAGGCCTGCAAGCGAGATAGCCTAGCTGGTCCATCTATCGGAGCTGTGCCCGGGCAGGCGAGTTGCGGCCAAGGCTACACTGGAGCAGaaataacattgaatggagGACATTTGAAGGCTTGGGTGCAAAAGTTTGTGACCGTTGACGTTGCCAGTCTAATCCTGTTTTGGAAAGCGCAGCCCCGCCACGTCTGTCAACTAGGCGTCATCAATAAACGCCAACTAGCGTGACGTCAAAGACGAAGCATCCTCCAACATTGAGCATTGAACACTGGGCCTCTTTAAATGGGCTCATCGCCGCATCGACAAGTCCAGCCTGGCCTAGCCACGCTTGTCGAAGCAGCATTTTAAGACATCTGGGGCATGATTTAGTTCGACTGTAACTTCTTGCGTTGTAGCGTTGTCAACTTGTCAATATCTCAACAATCTCGCTCCTACCGAGCAAGGCTCCCAGGCGCAGGTAGTCACCATGGATTGCTTTGGATTATGCGGCTCAaaggatgacgacgatgagcgACAACCACTGCTGCCTCAATACAATCAAGACACGACGCGGCAAGATCGTCTGCATGAGAAGCTCCACACGTACCAAATGCTTCGAGCCATGTCGAATGGCTACATGCCCTCGAATAAACAAGTCATCATCCACCTGCGAACCCTGTTATGCGCAACAATTCTGAATCCTTCGGAGCAGAGCACCCTCAGCAACTCGGGCCGCGCACTCATACGAACAACGCGACTATGGCTGCAGCAGTTCATGGATCTGCTCGAGCAAAAAAACGCGAAGGATCAAATCCAGGATTTCATCTGGTACTTGTCCAAGGCGAGGTTGGATGTGGATGTGGCAAATGTGAGGAAAAACATGTCCAAAAGCAAAGCCCGGGCGGATGTTTCTGCCACAGTCGAGAGCCTGCGCACCGTTGTGTccctggccatgttgaacaGCGACTTTCGAGTATTTGTTGCCGACGCGGCTACTATTGCAAGACAGGTCCTCCGGGACACCGCCCTCGCGTTGGGAGACGTGTCGAAAGAGGTTGGCGACAAGCTTGACTCTCCAGgtgaggacatggaggctctGAAGAAGACGGATCAAGACGCGCAGGAGCCTCCATCGTCGGAATATGTCAAGGACCAAGCAAAGGATGTTGGTGAAACTGCCTACAAGGAAGCTGCTCACGTCGGAGAGGAAGCTTATACAAGCTTTTCCGAGCATATGAATGCGGAAGCAAAAGACATCCTGGTGAACCGCCTCCGGAACGCCGTCACGAACCTACGGAAGAGGACTGACTACTCCGAGTCTGTGTCAACTTTGTCTGGGATTTTGCAGAAATATCTCAAGATATACCTGTCCGTGGGATCGGATGCTGTCGATACGCTAGAAGGCAATCTTCACAATAATACCCAAGTTGAGAATGCAGTCCACAACTTTTGGCTGTTTCTTTCTTCGTTTGGGGATGGCGAAAGCTGGGAAAAGGCCAGAGCATCATTTTCGGACTTTGCTGAGCACAACAGAACGGATGAAAACTTGGACGAATTTGTGAGCCAGTTTGTCAACCTGATTCAAGGAATGCTCTCAAAGCCCGAATTTTTCGACAACATGGACGAAAGACTTGATGAATTACGTGAGCGACTCAAGGAGCTCACGTCCGGGTCGTCAATGGGCGAGGATGCTAGCAATTTGCTCCGAAGCATCCAGCAGGCCCTTCAATCCAcggccgaggacaaggacgtAAAAAACAtgacctcggcctcgctgcGCCTAGTCCACATTTTGTTCCCGCCGGGGGAGATGGGAAACACGGACCTAGTCCGAGATTGCGTCAACACATTCATACCGTTGCTTGTTCAGGCGGTGCAGTACATTCCAATTCCGCGGCTGGAAGTCTCAACACCAGCAATGGACTTGCTAATGGAAAATCTCATCCTGGAGCCGGGACAGACGGTCAACAGCAGCTCCTTCCTGCCATACAACTTGCAGTTCTCAAGCCGCAACGACATTGACATTACCAAATCTCCATTTGGAACCAGTTCCTCGGTGGCGTCCCTCGTCACCATTAAACTGGCCGGCATGTCCATTGCAGCCGATGACCTCGGATACTGGCTCCGGCTGCATTCGGGCCTCCTTCGTTTCGTCGACGAAGGCTTGACCAGCTTCCACCTCGACCATCGCGGCATAGACGTCACCCTGGACGTGGAGATTGGCCGGGAACGACTAGAAGAGCTTGTCACCCTGCGCAGCGTGCACGTCAAGGTCCATCACCTGGATTACTCCCTCCGCAAGTCCAAGTTCTCTTGTATCGCGTGGCTCCTCAAGCCGTTTATCCGGCCGCTCCTGCGGAAAGTACTCGAGAAGCAGATATCCTCGGCGATTGACGAGGGGCTGAGAACACTGAACCGGGAGCTGGTGTTTGCGCGGGAAAGGCTTCGCGCAACTCGCGTGTGCAACCCCGGCGATCTCTGGACCTTTATTCGCGCAGTGGCTGCTCGTCTGGTGCCGCCGCCTGATCCCGACATTCACACGCGAGTCGGCGTCGAGCCTGGGAAGGGCGTCTTTCGGGGGCGGTACGCGCCGGGGAGCCTGGTCAAGGtgtgggaggaggaggcccgCGACGCGGAGCAGAATATTTTTGAGTACCGCCAGGATGGCTGGCGTAATGGTATATTTGATGTGCAGaccacgccggcgccgtaACGAAACAAGACGGATGGGCCGCTTGCAATGGGTATGAAATGCGGCAGCGCCAGAAAAGCTTTCTTTGAAGACGAATATGTAGGATCCTGTCTGCAGCAGTATGTCCAAAAATAGGCAATATATGCTGCAGATATTACATGTACCGTGCGGAGTAAAGTAGGGGGAATGCCTCTGTCCAATGATAATAATACTCGAGCATCGTCGTATGGCCCTCTGCCTGTCGCTTTCGTTGCGATTGGTGTAGCACTTGGCCGCAACGGCAACGCGTAAAACCCAGGCTGAAGGACCAGTGCCAGTCAAGATGGCCCCTTGAACCGGTCAGGCATATCGGATCATGCGACATTACGCATATTACACGACTCAAAGACTGCCATGTCGTGAAGCGGAATCTGAGCGGCTGCCAAAGTCGATCCGTCGGGCAGCGCATCCTCCCGCAGAGGGCGGCGCAAAGGATAGTTGCGTGTCGGACGTCTGTTGCGGTTCTATTCGATGCGTAAGTAAGACTCGACACCATGACTTCACCATCTGGTGGGATatggcgtcgagggcctGAAGATGGGCATCGCGGATAGGGCCATTGGGTCGACTGACAAAGGATTGGCGGAAGTGCCAATGTGTTGAGGCAGAGCTGAACAGTCCTGCCCGGCTGAACAAGTCAATATGCGGTGTGATTGATATCGCGGCACTCTGCCTTGTCGCCGTGAGACAACTTGCAAGGGTCTGCGGCTTGGCTTCTTGAGATGCCACACGCTTGTCAtatgttggcgatgccctgCCCGTTTAGGCTCAaacagaccagacttgactctCTGAGAAGACGACTGTCAGAAGGTTTATCCAGTCACCAGTGTGGCGGAATACTTGTTCCTCTCACAAGGACGGAGTACAGATGTACTCGACATTTATAGCCTGTCGTCTCTCAAGTATTCATGGGAAGGGAACTCAGCTGGGCGAAACTGTCGAGATGCCTGCCGGGAGTTGATTTCCGCTCCCTTGCCATGTGCCATTGAACATATAAGCTTCCTAGTGGTCGCGCCGCATCGTAGGGTAACACTGCATTTATATTTATGCCATGACTGTCTCACAGCGCCAGCCACCGACCTCGCCGGCTTACCTTGCGCGCTACTTCCCCGCGCTTTCATCGGTCTGGTTCTATTTGAACAAGGAGACGGGGACTTTTGGAACGCGGCATCTTCAGCTCATGCCCGTGGAAAGTCCAAAACGGGAACCGCGGCCGCTATAGGAGCAGAAATAGCCCATGGGGGCGGGAGCTGTCCAGGTCACCGAGACGGGAATGTTTGCGACACGTCAAAATAACGCAAGCAAAGGTGGGCGACAGAGGACCCATTCATGAGGTGAGTTGTTTCACACGCAAAGCCGTCTATGCGCAGCTTTGTACCTTGACGTCTTTTGACAAGGCCCTCGTTGCGCGGTTCTCGCCAACTTACACGGGCAAAGGACACAACATCGATACCATGGACGGCAACCGCGACGACGCCTCCGGCATCAGCCGCTCGAAACGCAGCCTCGCGTCGGTAAATACGCCAGCGGGCAGCGGcaacgacgagctcgacaaGACAGCGCAGCCCGACGCGGCAGGCATCAAAGTCGGCCCTGAAGATGCGGCAAAGCAAGAGAGGGAGAATGCGGATCCGGAAAATATAAAGGCTATTGGCACCGTGGACGAGGCTGAAGGCGACTACGATGTCAGAAAAGAGAACCATTTTGGTGAAGCGGCGATTATCGACAACGCAAAGGACTTGGTTACGCACGTTCTCCACGTCGATGATGAACCGTCCGATTCTCCGTGGACTTTTCGTGCGCTCTTCATTGGTAACGTGTACCGTCTCTGTGCGCAAGGCGAATGGACGCACTGCTAATGACCGTTGCAACTCCAATCTAGGCCTGATCCTGTGTGTCTTTGCGTCGGTACTGCAGGAGATTTTCTACTTCAAGCCCCAGATCATACTCGTATCCGTCGTGTTTCTCACCGTCATCGGCTACATCTTGGCTCTCCCCTTCCAGCTCATCCCACGACCGAGCGGTGACGGCATCGTATCCCGCACGTGTCGCTTCCTGAACCCGGCCGACTTCAACTCCAAGGAGCACACGTTCATGGTCATCATGGGATCGGCCGGCTCGACCTCGGCCGTCGCCACGCAAatcctcgccgcccagcgcCTGTATTACGGATCGAGTCCCGACAAGGGCGCTGCCATCTTTCTCGTCATCGCCTCCCAGTTCCTGTCCTACGGAATCGCGGGCCTGCTCCGCTCGGTCCTGGTCCagccggccaagatgctcTGGCCGGTCAACATCCCCGTCAACACGCTCCTGGAGACGCTGCACCGGGACCGGAGCGAGACGCGGAAGCGCCTGCGATGCTTCacggccgtctttggcggcgcctTCCTCTGGGAGATTGTCCCGCTCTGGATCGCGCCCATCTTCCAGGGCGTCGCGATCCCGTGCCTGGCGCGCCGCGACAGCCTCGTCTTCACCAATCTGTTTGGGGGCGCGCAGAACAACGAGGGCCTCGGGCTCCTGGGGCTCTGCTTCGACTGGAACTACATTGCCGGGCTGAGCTCGCCGCTGTGGTACCCGTTGTGCACGCTCGTCAATAGCATGACGGGGTACTTGCTCTGCATTGTGCTGTTCATGGGCGTTTACTACGGAAATGTGTGGGATTCCACCAACTTCCCCTTCCTGTCGCAGCTGCTCTACCACGGCTCGTCCAACGCGACCAACTTCGTGCAGTACAACCTCACTGCCATTCTCAACTCGGACAACACCATCAACAGCACTCTGGTGGCTGAGCAGGGGCTTCCGTACCTCTCGGGCTCATACGTGATCCGCCTCATCACGACCAATGTTGGCATCACCGCTGCCATTGTCCACTTGCTGCTGTGGAACTACAACGACCTCAAGGACGGCTGGGCGTTTTTGCGGCCGTCTCGTTTACAAAGGCTCTTCCGAGTCTCAACGTACTTCTCCTGGAGGGGGCATGACTCGGAGGAGGAAGCGGCGCGACGACAAAGGGTGGTTGACGACAAGGACTTGGATCCGCACTACAAGTTGATGATGCAAAACGGGTACGTCGAGGTGCCAAACTGGTGGTATGgcctcgtgctcgtgctttCGTTTGTCATTGGCATCACCACGCTCTACAAGATCGGCTCAACGCTGCCCTGGTGGGCATTCATCGTATCCAATCTTTTCTCGgccctcttcatcctcttcttcggcgCCCAAATGGGCTTGACGGGGTTCCAATTCGACCAGCAACCCGTCATTTTGATGCTAGGCGGTTATCTGCTGCCGGGGAAGCCGCTCGCCAACATGTACTTCACCGTGTTCGGCTTCAACGGCATCCAGCAGGGCCAGTGGCTCCTGCGGGATCTGAAGCTCGCCCAGTTGGCCCATCTGCCGCCCAAGGCGACATTTACGGCTCAAATGCTCGGCACCGTCGTCGGGGCCATCATGGACTACGTCGTCATGGTCAGCATTGTAGATAACCAGACGCCGGCGCTGCTGTCCATCAACGGCACAAACGTCTGGTCCGGCCAGAACGTGCAGGCGTACAGCACCCTCGCGGTGGCGtggtccatggccaaggacatgtTTTCGGTAGGGAGCCGCTATCAATGGGTCACACTCTCGTTCCTGGTCGGGTTTCTGGCACCGCTGCCGTTCTGGCTGGCGTGGAAGCTGACCGGGCGCGACGTGTTCCGCGACGTGGACACTTCCATTGTCGTCTGGAACTGTGCCCTGCTGTACGTCGGTGTCAACTCGTCTTTGCTCATGTACTTTTCTCTCGGCATCTTTGCGCAGTGGTACCTCCGTCGCTTCCACCCGGCTGCGTTCATCAAGTACAACTACCTGgtctcggcggccttggacGGCGGCACGCAGGTCATGGTTTTCCTGCTCAGCTTTGCCGTGCTGGGTGCCAGTGGTAGGGAACACAAATTTCCGACGTATGCGCTCAACAACGGGGGCACGAACAACGACGTGAACATTGACTACTGCATGTTCAACACTGCGTCGGCGAATTGACAACCGCGGCGGCTGGTGCCTTTCTTGCCAAGTTGTTCCCCGGGGGGAATGCCGTATCATGACGGCAATTGCAATATACGATTGCTGGCATGCGCCGGGTCACGAGAAACGAGGGCGAAGAATTGGACAGGGGAATAGTCTATTCGATGTAGAGTTTGAATTACGACTGGTGTCGTAGTCAAGATTCATCTGACCCAATGCCGCGTTGTATTAAATGTGTGAGCAATTCGGACGTGTAGCAAGATTTCCCATGTGCTTATAGCCCTGTCCTCTCTCGTCCCACGGTCTAACCCTAACCCGGCCTTTTCCGTATTTACAATTTCGGCGAGAGAAGAAGCACGTTGGCTGCGGCCACAGCAGTGAGCTTGACGAAGAAAAGGGGTAAAATCCAGCTGGCTTGTCGCGTTGGTATGGTAACATTCGGGTAGACGGCAGGAAAGCCGACTCACATCACCGTGGGCaggacgacggcctcgggGAACAAGGAAACTGGTTGAGGTACTTGGCAGGCTCCTTTTCTGTATGCAGCTGTTTGTTAAATGAACCACGGCTGATGGTACTCAAAGATGCCGTCATTTGGTTACGAAAGTGAAAATCACGCTCAAGTTTCAAAACCAAAACTCTTTCGAGGTgcaacaacaccaatgcCCCGGTCTCCATCGTGGACATTGTCAAGATCGCCAGCTCTCGGTTGGTAATAAAATGCTTTCGCATCTTCACGGCCGTCCCGTTATCATTAACccatttctttttttaacgACTCCTTACCGGGTCACTGGGATCCAAGACTAAGGGATCTGGTCATCGGACTGAGCTTTCGATAATATAACTCGCTGCGGCACTGTCGCTTTAGGGTAGCGACCTGCCTGACCAAATACTATGCAACATGGTAGAATAACAGAGTAATTGCCATGGATCTGGTCTCCTATCTTGCCAAGATTGCTGACCTATGGACGCTTTTACACTCTCAGCTGCTACGAGATCTAATTTCAAAGAAAAGTACGGCGAGGTGTCAACTTTTTGTTTCCATTTTAGCTTTTTGGTAGATGTCGCTGTCTCTTTTTCCGCCTTCAAATTCTCTAGACACACAGGCATGGAAGTGGTTCACGACGCTGTGAATTCTCGGCCACGTCGAATCGGGAAGGTATCCCTGAGTGAGTATAGTTGTTTTTAGACACTATAGTACCCTGTATGGATATGCCACATAGTATTCGAGCACCAAGCTCCAGTTATGCAGACGGTTGATGCGATAGAATTTCATTTCGCAACTGGTGTCGACATACGATCAGCTCCGGACACGGCTGCTCGCCGGCGGAGGGTCGGTTTTCCCTTGAACGACAAGACAGGACATTTCGTCCCTCGCCAACGCTTGTCAACCATTACGCAGAACCTCTGGTCAGCGCGGGACAAGTCGAGCATGCAGATGAGAGAAAACATGGCCGTCGTACAATCCACCCATGCAAGTTGGCAATGCCGGATATGGCCGCATCGAGTTCTTTGGAATCCAGCACCATGCGTCTGGGTACAGGCCCGGTTGACCGGTCAAAAACTTTCACTTTTATTCAATATGGCGTTGCGTGTGCAGGTTGATCTGCCGAGTGGCAGCTCTGCGCCTCTGTCTCTCGGCAGCCACCGTTATACCGGGTCTTTAGTTGCTTGCCCAGCTTCCTGCTGCCCGCATTGCAGCCTTGATCACAGGCCTAACTGCATGTAGACCGGGCCGTACCGTGAGGCGAGGCAAACCTGgcggtgtacggagtattgttTCGTAACAAACCCTCGCCGAGTGCTTCTGGATGACTCCTTGGGTCGCTGGCGCCGCAGCCACCAAGCCACTCCCTCGAGAAAACAAAGGCCCCTGAACGAGAACGGACTTGACCAAGAGGTCTGGCTGAGAAGTGAGCCAGTGGTGGCCAGCAGGGCTCGCTCCAAGTTTGCCCCAGGTGGCTTGTAAGCCACCAAGCTCGGTGCCCTGTGACGCGCGCGAAGAGCGACGGGAGCTGGCTATCCGATTAGtatgtgaaacaaaagaatGCCACTGTTCTGAATGATTGATGGAGAGCAATTTGGCACCGCATAACAGGTTTATGCGAGTTTGTCTACGC harbors:
- the GST gene encoding Glutathione S-transferase yields the protein MSEPDTKRVKTANEAPYELIYWPGIPGRGEFVRLLFEEAGVSYTDTAKSGGDAVPTVLKLMAADNKGDDMNPPSFACPALKHGDLRLSQTPNILLYLGPKLGLAPTEGNGIYHINQIALTILDCFSNEVHDTHHPVASSDYYEAQKPEAKRRAKSFIDERLPKFLAYIQRVLDGKASGDGPWLYGGKLTYADLVLFQGIDGTEFAFPKTMKKMRDSGKYGGVFKLYEAVKERPNIKEYLASDRRSQYSDGIWRHYPELEED
- the pgt1_1 gene encoding Glutathione transporter 1; the encoded protein is MDGNRDDASGISRSKRSLASVNTPAGSGNDELDKTAQPDAAGIKVGPEDAAKQERENADPENIKAIGTVDEAEGDYDVRKENHFGEAAIIDNAKDLVTHVLHVDDEPSDSPWTFRALFIGLILCVFASVLQEIFYFKPQIILVSVVFLTVIGYILALPFQLIPRPSGDGIVSRTCRFLNPADFNSKEHTFMVIMGSAGSTSAVATQILAAQRLYYGSSPDKGAAIFLVIASQFLSYGIAGLLRSVLVQPAKMLWPVNIPVNTLLETLHRDRSETRKRLRCFTAVFGGAFLWEIVPLWIAPIFQGVAIPCLARRDSLVFTNLFGGAQNNEGLGLLGLCFDWNYIAGLSSPLWYPLCTLVNSMTGYLLCIVLFMGVYYGNVWDSTNFPFLSQLLYHGSSNATNFVQYNLTAILNSDNTINSTLVAEQGLPYLSGSYVIRLITTNVGITAAIVHLLLWNYNDLKDGWAFLRPSRLQRLFRVSTYFSWRGHDSEEEAARRQRVVDDKDLDPHYKLMMQNGYVEVPNWWYGLVLVLSFVIGITTLYKIGSTLPWWAFIVSNLFSALFILFFGAQMGLTGFQFDQQPVILMLGGYLLPGKPLANMYFTVFGFNGIQQGQWLLRDLKLAQLAHLPPKATFTAQMLGTVVGAIMDYVVMVSIVDNQTPALLSINGTNVWSGQNVQAYSTLAVAWSMAKDMFSVGSRYQWVTLSFLVGFLAPLPFWLAWKLTGRDVFRDVDTSIVVWNCALLYVGVNSSLLMYFSLGIFAQWYLRRFHPAAFIKYNYLVSAALDGGTQVMVFLLSFAVLGASGREHKFPTYALNNGGTNNDVNIDYCMFNTASAN